The following are from one region of the Paenibacillus bovis genome:
- a CDS encoding methyl-accepting chemotaxis protein, which yields MNVIKKGVESLSARILGIAALCIIVPMVLAMVTVGYTVTRSYEQANTQSLAAIAQEKSKELNMVIKSQVAVADAIVEDPYNVDFFNNLNTTGKGNPEQFQRIQENITEKLEESNGLYENIFFSHDGKIYMDGINGNSVGHELTAQTDPWYPKVQQKPGPFMSDIMVSPVSGSTVIVVGNVLGGDDADEQEEAAGSDSLNVFGAPLTVNTLLQDVVQQDGDSMLNTVVINKAGLIIASANKDQIMKTDLSKLDSGTLYKQIQSQDKGSGFITMNGERYMASYVKDKDLNVDIISMQPVSIYMDRVHSMITTMIIITVISLILAAIVLFLVVRSIVRPVQLASQQLERMSKGDYSHILPDKYKQSAGETGVLIRSMDAMQQSTHRMIQAVNAEINQLREASSHAKVGFMDMNQKLQDVSATTQNMSAGMEQTAASSQEISASTIEFEKAIESIAVGAQEGAEQAGVINERAGSLKSKLDESIAATTVVYNDVKAGLDEALAQSQSVEMIKSLSESILQITKQTNLLALNASIEAARAGEAGRGFSVVANEIRNLADASKDTVGQIQGITDQVVNSVNNLQKYTARLMEFLVTEIGADYQMMQETSKSYLDDAGYIDRMVSEFSATSEELSASVQNLAQAINEISISNNESADGTEEIAGATQAVLDKANEVSIEAIKTSESAERLGALVSQFKF from the coding sequence ATGAATGTTATAAAAAAAGGTGTGGAAAGCCTATCTGCCCGTATTCTGGGCATTGCGGCTTTGTGTATTATTGTCCCGATGGTGCTGGCAATGGTGACGGTGGGGTATACGGTGACCCGTTCGTATGAACAGGCGAATACCCAGTCTTTGGCAGCGATTGCCCAGGAAAAGTCGAAAGAACTGAATATGGTGATCAAGTCCCAGGTCGCTGTAGCGGATGCGATTGTAGAAGATCCGTATAACGTGGACTTTTTTAATAATCTAAATACAACGGGTAAAGGAAATCCGGAGCAGTTCCAGCGGATTCAGGAAAATATCACCGAGAAGCTGGAAGAGTCGAATGGGCTCTATGAGAATATTTTCTTTTCCCATGACGGCAAGATTTATATGGATGGTATCAATGGCAATTCGGTAGGTCACGAGCTGACTGCCCAGACCGATCCATGGTATCCCAAAGTACAGCAGAAGCCGGGCCCTTTTATGAGCGACATTATGGTGTCTCCGGTATCCGGCAGCACAGTTATCGTCGTCGGTAATGTACTTGGCGGCGATGATGCAGATGAACAGGAAGAAGCGGCCGGTAGCGATTCACTGAATGTTTTTGGAGCGCCGCTCACTGTGAACACACTGCTGCAGGATGTAGTTCAGCAGGATGGAGACAGTATGCTGAATACTGTAGTTATCAACAAAGCAGGCCTGATCATCGCTTCGGCGAACAAGGATCAGATTATGAAAACAGACCTGAGCAAGCTGGATTCCGGTACACTGTACAAGCAGATCCAGTCTCAGGACAAAGGCAGCGGATTTATCACCATGAACGGTGAACGCTATATGGCTTCTTATGTAAAAGATAAAGATCTGAATGTGGATATCATCTCCATGCAGCCGGTAAGCATCTATATGGATCGTGTGCATTCCATGATTACTACGATGATTATCATTACAGTCATCAGTCTGATTCTGGCAGCGATTGTACTGTTCCTGGTCGTGCGCAGTATTGTGCGTCCGGTACAGCTGGCTTCCCAGCAGCTGGAACGTATGTCCAAAGGCGATTATTCGCATATTCTGCCGGATAAATACAAGCAAAGCGCAGGCGAGACAGGTGTGCTGATCCGCTCTATGGATGCGATGCAGCAGTCCACACACCGTATGATCCAGGCGGTAAATGCCGAGATCAACCAGCTGCGCGAAGCGAGCAGTCATGCCAAAGTAGGCTTTATGGATATGAACCAGAAGCTGCAGGATGTATCGGCGACTACGCAAAATATGTCTGCCGGTATGGAACAGACTGCTGCCTCTTCCCAGGAGATCAGCGCTTCGACGATCGAATTCGAAAAAGCAATCGAGTCAATCGCTGTAGGTGCACAGGAGGGAGCCGAACAGGCAGGTGTGATCAACGAACGTGCCGGCTCACTGAAAAGCAAGCTGGATGAATCGATTGCAGCGACCACTGTGGTCTACAATGATGTCAAAGCCGGTCTGGACGAAGCTCTGGCCCAATCCCAATCGGTTGAAATGATCAAATCGCTCAGTGAGTCTATTTTGCAGATTACCAAGCAGACCAATCTGCTTGCACTCAATGCCTCGATTGAAGCAGCGCGTGCAGGTGAAGCCGGCAGAGGATTCTCCGTGGTAGCCAACGAAATCCGCAATCTGGCCGATGCTTCCAAAGATACGGTTGGACAGATTCAGGGCATTACCGATCAAGTCGTGAACTCGGTTAACAATCTGCAGAAGTATACGGCCCGCCTGATGGAATTCCTGGTGACCGAGATCGGCGCAGACTATCAGATGATGCAGGAGACGAGCAAATCCTACCTCGACGATGCCGGTTATATCGACCGTATGGTTAGCGAATTCAGCGCAACCAGCGAAGAACTGAGCGCATCTGTGCAGAATCTGGCGCAGGCGATTAATGAGATTTCTATTTCCAACAATGAGTCCGCCGACGGCACCGAAGAGATTGCCGGAGCTACGCAGGCTGTACTTGATAAAGCCAATGAAGTATCTATCGAAGCGATCAAAACGAGCGAGAGCGCAGAACGTCTCGGAGCACTGGTGAGCCAGTTCAAGTTCTGA
- a CDS encoding serine/threonine protein kinase → MRALQRMNGHIQRWLQERHFRPGQLIRNRYRIVGLLGTGSYGVTYRCDDLVTGAICVLKRVHPLRGGQRRAELIYDREFQAMTRLQHERVPDLLESFTYQGQHCLTMEYMQGLNIGQLLFEEEQTFTEQESLQLIHQLLDIVEMMHKQGMIHRDISLSNVLLHEGRVQLIDFGLTWREEEPPALVQELDELVSGDEQEKRIRRRLDASSDFYGIGHLLLYLLYSTYDDADDAQADNEQERSWEQELQLHPRTRQMLRRLLLIDSPYVHIAEIRSEIEDILADQPHPQ, encoded by the coding sequence TTGAGAGCATTACAGCGAATGAATGGACATATCCAGCGCTGGCTGCAGGAGCGCCATTTCAGACCCGGGCAGCTGATCAGGAATCGCTACCGGATCGTCGGTCTGCTGGGTACGGGCAGCTACGGTGTAACTTATCGATGCGATGACCTGGTGACCGGCGCTATCTGTGTATTGAAAAGGGTGCATCCACTGCGCGGCGGACAACGCCGTGCGGAGTTGATCTACGACCGCGAATTTCAGGCGATGACCCGGCTGCAGCATGAACGGGTGCCGGATCTGCTGGAATCTTTTACTTATCAAGGCCAGCACTGCCTGACGATGGAATATATGCAGGGACTGAATATCGGACAGCTGCTGTTCGAAGAAGAGCAGACTTTTACCGAGCAGGAATCATTGCAGCTAATCCATCAGCTGCTGGATATTGTAGAGATGATGCATAAGCAGGGAATGATCCACCGGGATATCAGTCTGTCCAATGTGCTGCTGCATGAAGGCAGGGTACAGCTGATCGACTTTGGACTGACCTGGCGCGAGGAAGAGCCGCCGGCACTTGTACAGGAACTGGACGAGCTGGTCAGCGGCGATGAACAGGAAAAGCGCATCCGGCGCCGCCTGGATGCGAGCAGCGACTTTTATGGAATCGGGCATCTGCTGCTGTATCTGCTGTACAGTACGTATGATGATGCTGATGATGCCCAGGCGGATAACGAGCAGGAGAGAAGCTGGGAGCAAGAGCTGCAGCTGCATCCTCGTACCCGGCAGATGCTTCGCAGACTGCTGCTGATTGATTCGCCCTATGTACACATAGCCGAGATCCGGTCGGAGATCGAAGATATTCTGGCAGATCAGCCGCACCCACAGTAG
- a CDS encoding YcjF family protein, translated as MNSKDQQTKATIRKAADQAFDNEMDEINRQMEEEVMIALVGDVNAGKSSTINQIIGDEVAGVGAEPGETTQIRPYPYREKIILIDTPGLNDVNISNSSVTRDYYRKTDVVLFFLNAAGTVFSEAEQKSLEALEKINTNILIVLNKIDAADEIDRLVRRIRQETGDRYEVIPISSRTGQNIDKLRGSILDILKKKSKDILFARTIKEKSSTANKWIIGAATSAGAIGAAPIPGADIIPLTAIQIGLLTRLAALYERPISRETAKEIVIASIVGNMGRTLFAQISKIFPGAGSVVGAGVAGSVTLALGYSVKYAYERGIDVTPESISRLYRKFRDKVKKKDDLPAVEEEDRKHR; from the coding sequence ATGAACAGCAAAGATCAGCAGACCAAGGCCACGATCCGCAAAGCAGCCGATCAGGCTTTTGACAACGAAATGGATGAGATTAATCGCCAGATGGAAGAAGAAGTCATGATTGCACTGGTCGGTGATGTCAACGCCGGCAAGTCATCGACCATCAACCAGATTATCGGGGACGAAGTTGCCGGTGTCGGGGCCGAGCCGGGAGAGACCACACAGATTCGTCCGTATCCTTATCGGGAAAAGATTATATTGATCGATACACCGGGGCTGAACGATGTGAATATTAGCAATTCCAGCGTAACCCGCGATTATTACCGCAAAACCGATGTAGTTCTGTTTTTCCTGAATGCTGCCGGGACCGTATTCTCCGAAGCAGAGCAAAAGTCGCTGGAAGCGCTGGAGAAAATTAATACGAATATACTGATCGTGCTGAACAAGATCGATGCTGCCGACGAGATCGATCGTCTGGTGCGGCGTATCCGTCAGGAGACAGGAGACCGCTACGAAGTGATCCCTATTTCATCCCGTACCGGGCAAAATATCGACAAGCTGCGCGGCAGTATCCTCGATATTCTCAAAAAAAAAAGTAAGGACATTTTATTCGCCCGCACGATCAAGGAAAAGTCCTCTACCGCCAACAAATGGATTATCGGCGCAGCCACATCGGCAGGCGCGATCGGCGCTGCACCGATACCTGGAGCGGATATTATCCCGCTGACTGCGATACAGATTGGCCTGCTGACCCGTCTGGCAGCACTATATGAGCGTCCGATCAGCCGCGAGACGGCCAAGGAGATCGTGATTGCTTCGATCGTCGGCAATATGGGGCGAACCCTGTTTGCCCAGATCAGCAAAATCTTCCCCGGTGCAGGTTCTGTTGTCGGTGCAGGCGTAGCGGGATCGGTTACACTGGCACTCGGTTATTCGGTTAAATATGCCTATGAACGTGGCATTGATGTAACGCCGGAAAGTATAAGTCGTCTGTACCGCAAATTCCGTGACAAGGTCAAGAAAAAGGATGACCTGCCTGCTGTCGAGGAGGAAGACCGCAAGCATCGATAA
- a CDS encoding Na-translocating system protein MpsC family protein: MKRMSADHPVAIYMKKRINEYYESPDPEINVLLDERCIVLHLKNFIGPRMESIVQQQEDPDVFRTLRELMMEYTLQSFTRDMKEQFGIKVKDVYYDWEERDFSGMIVGLLEEDAFAETVETYPHQYQVHERTNEITNSVQRVPDRVYSFWMDDQLLIIVRDGLLIPLEKELLRQGEKELLRKTKRVLERKEFLYHSQIPEIIGLELEAIYLDWQFDHDRSVLVYQFK, from the coding sequence ATGAAAAGGATGTCCGCAGATCATCCTGTCGCGATATATATGAAAAAGCGCATCAATGAATATTATGAGAGCCCAGATCCGGAGATTAATGTTCTGCTGGACGAACGCTGTATCGTTCTTCATTTGAAAAACTTTATCGGACCGCGCATGGAAAGTATTGTACAGCAGCAGGAGGACCCGGATGTATTCCGTACCCTGCGGGAGCTGATGATGGAATATACGCTGCAGAGCTTCACCAGAGATATGAAAGAGCAGTTTGGCATCAAGGTCAAGGATGTGTATTACGACTGGGAAGAACGTGATTTCTCGGGAATGATCGTGGGACTGCTGGAGGAAGATGCTTTTGCAGAGACGGTGGAGACATATCCCCATCAGTATCAGGTTCATGAGCGAACCAATGAGATTACGAATAGTGTACAGCGGGTGCCAGACAGGGTGTACAGCTTCTGGATGGATGACCAGCTGCTCATTATCGTGCGTGACGGTTTGTTGATTCCGCTTGAAAAAGAGCTGCTGCGTCAGGGTGAAAAAGAACTGCTGCGCAAAACAAAACGCGTATTGGAGCGCAAGGAATTTCTGTATCACAGCCAGATTCCCGAGATTATCGGACTTGAACTCGAAGCGATTTACCTGGACTGGCAGTTTGACCATGACCGTAGTGTACTCGTATATCAATTCAAATAA
- a CDS encoding zinc-binding alcohol dehydrogenase family protein, with translation MAQMKAVGLTRYLPIKQQDSLQDLQIPRPQAKGHDLLVQVQAISVNPVDTKLRAPKDKVEPEPVILGWDVAGIVEEIGEQVQGFQPGDKVYYAGSVTRPGGNSEYHLVDERIVAHQPQSLDYGAAAALPLTSLTAWEGIHDRLGIPEDPAANQGRSILIINAAGGVGSIATQIARHAGLTVIGTASRSETTRWALDHGAHHVINHRESFRPQLEQLGMPEVDYIFCLNHTDQHWETMADVIAPQGRICSIVETEQPLDLNLLKDKSASFAWEFMFTRAKYGTADMQRQQQILQKVAKLVDQGIFRTTESERLQPIHAAHLRQAHQQLESGSTIGKVVLAGWQ, from the coding sequence ATGGCACAAATGAAAGCAGTAGGACTCACACGCTATCTTCCGATCAAACAGCAGGACAGTCTGCAGGACCTGCAGATTCCAAGGCCGCAGGCGAAGGGACACGATCTGCTTGTTCAAGTGCAGGCCATTTCGGTAAATCCGGTGGATACCAAGCTCCGTGCGCCCAAGGACAAAGTAGAGCCGGAGCCGGTTATACTGGGCTGGGATGTCGCCGGTATTGTAGAAGAGATTGGCGAGCAGGTACAGGGATTCCAACCGGGAGACAAAGTGTACTATGCCGGAAGTGTCACCCGTCCCGGTGGCAACAGCGAATATCATCTGGTAGACGAGCGGATTGTAGCACATCAGCCCCAGTCACTGGATTATGGAGCTGCGGCAGCACTGCCGCTTACTTCGCTGACTGCCTGGGAAGGAATTCATGACCGGCTCGGTATACCGGAAGATCCTGCAGCCAATCAGGGCAGGTCTATTCTGATTATCAATGCGGCCGGTGGCGTAGGCTCGATCGCTACCCAGATTGCCCGTCATGCCGGTCTCACGGTGATCGGTACAGCCTCTCGCAGCGAGACGACCCGGTGGGCACTCGATCATGGTGCTCATCATGTGATCAATCATAGAGAATCATTCCGGCCGCAGCTGGAGCAGCTCGGTATGCCGGAAGTGGATTATATTTTTTGTCTGAATCATACCGATCAGCACTGGGAGACGATGGCTGATGTGATTGCTCCGCAGGGCCGAATCTGTTCGATTGTGGAGACCGAGCAGCCGCTTGATCTAAATCTGCTCAAAGACAAAAGTGCCTCGTTCGCATGGGAGTTCATGTTTACCCGTGCCAAATACGGTACTGCCGATATGCAGCGCCAGCAGCAGATTCTCCAAAAAGTTGCCAAACTGGTGGATCAGGGCATTTTCCGTACCACCGAATCCGAGCGTCTGCAGCCGATTCATGCCGCGCATCTGCGCCAGGCTCACCAGCAGCTGGAATCCGGCAGTACGATTGGCAAGGTCGTTCTGGCGGGCTGGCAGTAG
- a CDS encoding sugar phosphate isomerase/epimerase family protein, with protein sequence MKLSVFTVCTPDLTPEQLITAAAAAGIEGIEWRYAGIPADAAEESPSYWRHNRCSLDPDMSSERLQMIRLAVEQERMRSIALVPYLKCGDLDKAHQAFDTAQQLGATMMRVGVPRYDRQRHYEDLETEAVRYLSSIQEMASQYGIKALVETHHETIAPSASLAMRLVGHLNPAHVGVLYDPGNLVHEGYENYLMGIQLLGPYLAHVHIKNAGWIRSSDGRWQCEWMPLLEGSVSWTQLVADLAAAGYDGYLGVEDFSGQFGSAEMLQHFANVFREQLQQHGQEV encoded by the coding sequence ATGAAATTATCCGTATTTACCGTATGTACACCCGATCTGACACCGGAGCAGCTAATCACGGCTGCAGCTGCTGCCGGAATCGAAGGGATCGAATGGCGATATGCCGGTATACCCGCAGATGCGGCCGAAGAGTCTCCTTCTTATTGGCGGCATAATCGCTGTTCACTAGACCCGGATATGTCCAGCGAAAGGCTGCAGATGATTCGCTTGGCTGTTGAGCAGGAACGGATGCGATCGATTGCTCTCGTCCCTTACCTAAAATGCGGAGATCTGGACAAAGCCCATCAGGCTTTTGATACGGCACAGCAGCTGGGAGCAACGATGATGCGTGTGGGTGTGCCCCGTTACGATAGGCAGCGCCATTATGAAGATCTGGAGACCGAAGCGGTTCGTTACCTGTCCAGTATTCAGGAAATGGCGAGCCAATATGGCATCAAGGCACTGGTCGAGACCCATCATGAGACGATTGCGCCAAGTGCTTCGCTCGCGATGCGGCTGGTTGGACATCTGAATCCGGCTCATGTCGGCGTGTTGTATGATCCTGGCAATCTGGTACATGAAGGGTACGAGAATTATCTGATGGGTATCCAGCTGCTCGGTCCGTATCTGGCTCATGTGCATATCAAAAATGCCGGATGGATACGCAGCAGCGATGGCCGCTGGCAATGTGAGTGGATGCCTCTGCTGGAAGGCAGCGTATCCTGGACACAGCTCGTTGCCGATCTGGCTGCTGCCGGATATGACGGCTATCTGGGTGTGGAGGATTTTAGCGGACAATTCGGTTCGGCAGAGATGCTGCAGCATTTTGCCAATGTATTCCGCGAACAACTGCAGCAGCATGGACAGGAGGTCTAA
- a CDS encoding Gfo/Idh/MocA family protein, with amino-acid sequence MTSNVRVAVIGIGNMGSTHARTLLSGSIPGAELTAVCDMRASMEAWSREHLPVSVAFWNDPEELMQSGTVDAVLLATPHKDHARQAISAFHHGLHVLVEKPAGVSTREVQEMNDAAAAAPESVFAIMYNQRTNPVYRKLRDLIASGELGEIRRLNWIITNWYRAQSYYDSGGWRATWSGEGGGVLINQCPHQLDLLQWTTGMMPSRIRAFCQFGRYRNIEVEDDVTAYAEYENGASAVFITTTGEYPGTNRFEVTGDRGKIVIEHDRLTFWRLREPEPVFNERYQGAFGHPECWQCDIPIEETETGHPGIIRNWIEAIREGTPLIAPGAEGIRGLTLSNAMLLSTWEDDWVTLPIDEQRFEDHLARRREESSFAGDAAGQESMPADMSNTYK; translated from the coding sequence ATGACAAGCAATGTACGCGTCGCCGTTATCGGCATCGGCAATATGGGCAGTACCCATGCTCGCACCCTGTTATCCGGCTCTATCCCCGGTGCGGAATTGACCGCTGTATGTGATATGCGGGCATCGATGGAAGCATGGAGCCGGGAACATTTGCCGGTATCGGTCGCTTTTTGGAATGACCCGGAGGAGCTGATGCAGTCCGGCACGGTCGATGCGGTGCTGCTGGCGACTCCGCACAAGGATCATGCCAGACAGGCTATTTCGGCTTTCCATCATGGTCTGCATGTACTCGTGGAGAAGCCTGCCGGCGTGAGCACCCGGGAAGTGCAGGAGATGAATGATGCAGCGGCTGCGGCACCGGAGAGCGTATTTGCCATTATGTACAATCAGCGGACCAATCCGGTCTATCGCAAGCTGCGCGATCTGATCGCAAGCGGTGAACTGGGCGAGATCCGGCGGCTGAACTGGATTATAACCAACTGGTACCGGGCGCAAAGTTATTATGATTCCGGCGGCTGGCGGGCAACCTGGAGCGGAGAAGGCGGCGGTGTGCTGATCAACCAGTGTCCGCATCAGCTGGATCTACTGCAGTGGACCACGGGAATGATGCCATCGCGCATCCGCGCCTTTTGCCAATTCGGACGCTACCGGAATATTGAAGTGGAAGATGATGTGACCGCCTATGCCGAATACGAGAATGGCGCTTCGGCGGTATTTATAACCACAACCGGTGAATATCCCGGAACCAACCGATTTGAAGTAACCGGTGATCGCGGCAAAATCGTTATTGAGCACGATCGGCTGACCTTCTGGCGGCTGCGGGAACCGGAGCCTGTATTCAACGAACGCTATCAAGGCGCATTCGGACATCCCGAGTGCTGGCAGTGCGATATTCCGATCGAAGAGACAGAGACCGGGCATCCCGGCATTATCCGCAACTGGATCGAAGCAATTCGCGAAGGCACCCCGCTCATTGCTCCCGGAGCAGAAGGCATACGCGGGCTAACGCTGTCCAATGCGATGCTGCTATCGACCTGGGAAGATGACTGGGTGACGCTGCCGATCGACGAACAGCGCTTTGAAGACCATCTGGCCCGGCGCCGGGAAGAATCTTCTTTTGCCGGGGATGCGGCCGGTCAGGAATCCATGCCTGCCGATATGAGCAATACGTATAAATAA
- a CDS encoding Gfo/Idh/MocA family protein, whose amino-acid sequence MSKDGMFYAPTTAYQSEPVCGPGEFQIAVAAMDHGHIYGMCAGLVEAGATVKWIYDRNPRKIASFHKQYPEARIASSLEEILQDDAIRLVAAAAITSERGPLGVRVMQAGKDYFTDKAPFTTMEQLIEARIEAARTGRKYTVYYSERLHVESAVYAQQLIHQGAIGKVVQLMGTGPHQLVADKRPDWFFRREQYGGILCDIGSHQIEQFLTFTSSTDAIINHSRVANFNHPQYAELEDFGEISLTGDSGASGYVRVDWFTPDGLGTWGDGRTLLLGTDGYIELRKYIDIARDPARDHVYLVNHEGEYHFNVTGKVGFPFFGQLIRDVLDRTETAMTQEHAFKAAELCLLAQQKAWDQPDGLLGFGTPQAITGRLHYNR is encoded by the coding sequence ATGAGCAAAGACGGCATGTTTTATGCACCGACCACGGCGTATCAGAGCGAACCTGTCTGTGGGCCGGGAGAATTCCAGATCGCGGTGGCTGCTATGGATCACGGGCATATTTACGGGATGTGTGCAGGTCTGGTCGAAGCCGGAGCGACGGTCAAATGGATCTACGACCGCAATCCGCGGAAAATCGCTTCCTTTCACAAGCAGTATCCGGAAGCCCGAATCGCTTCGTCGCTGGAGGAGATTCTGCAGGATGATGCGATTCGGCTCGTCGCCGCCGCAGCAATCACATCCGAGCGTGGACCACTGGGCGTACGGGTGATGCAGGCGGGCAAAGACTATTTTACCGACAAGGCTCCATTTACAACGATGGAGCAGCTGATCGAGGCACGAATCGAGGCGGCGCGTACAGGGCGCAAATACACGGTCTATTACAGTGAACGACTGCATGTGGAGAGTGCCGTCTATGCCCAGCAGCTGATCCATCAGGGAGCGATCGGTAAAGTCGTGCAATTGATGGGTACAGGTCCGCATCAACTGGTAGCGGACAAGCGGCCGGACTGGTTTTTCCGCCGGGAGCAGTATGGGGGCATCCTCTGTGATATCGGCAGCCACCAGATCGAACAGTTCCTAACGTTCACTTCCTCCACTGATGCGATAATCAATCATAGCCGGGTCGCTAATTTCAATCATCCACAGTATGCCGAGCTCGAGGACTTTGGCGAAATTTCCCTGACCGGCGATAGTGGGGCTTCCGGCTATGTACGGGTGGACTGGTTCACCCCGGACGGTCTGGGCACCTGGGGCGATGGACGAACACTGCTGCTTGGAACCGACGGTTATATTGAACTGCGCAAATACATTGATATCGCCCGCGATCCTGCACGGGATCATGTATATCTGGTTAATCATGAGGGCGAATACCATTTTAATGTTACCGGCAAAGTGGGCTTTCCTTTCTTCGGTCAGCTGATTCGCGATGTACTGGATCGGACCGAGACGGCAATGACCCAGGAGCATGCTTTCAAGGCAGCCGAACTGTGCCTGCTCGCCCAGCAAAAGGCATGGGATCAGCCGGACGGTCTGCTTGGCTTTGGTACACCTCAAGCAATTACTGGCAGGCTGCATTATAATAGATAA
- a CDS encoding AraC family transcriptional regulator, with product MPETMRMDHAITYGYRSAGPFHPPAVDGFHSHLQYEIYYFHEGICTYIIGEHSYHLRPGDVLLMHGRTLHRPHPEPDHPYVRSTLHFDPTLLHEYIRPEHIGGLLLPFEQSGNRRISLSREEQPELEQLLAQLAVLPLEEQGNVSFRFILKLCELLSMLASRCQEEQKDSSRAGKELYVQHILDYIETCYMHEITLEQIAEHLHLSRAYITSLFKEWTGMTIFKYLYHRRISQARLLLHYQRELSITEISRLSGFKQLPHFSRVFKEIVGCSPESYRSRSFSAPNVQSH from the coding sequence ATGCCGGAGACGATGCGGATGGATCATGCGATTACTTACGGATATCGGTCAGCCGGACCTTTTCATCCCCCGGCGGTCGATGGGTTTCATTCCCATCTGCAGTATGAGATTTATTATTTCCATGAAGGTATCTGTACTTATATTATTGGTGAGCACAGCTATCATCTGCGTCCGGGCGATGTACTCCTGATGCATGGACGTACACTCCACCGTCCACACCCGGAGCCGGATCATCCCTATGTGCGCTCGACGCTCCATTTCGATCCGACCCTGCTGCATGAATATATCCGGCCGGAACATATTGGCGGACTGCTGCTGCCTTTTGAGCAGTCCGGTAACCGCCGCATTTCACTGAGCCGTGAGGAACAGCCGGAATTGGAACAGCTGCTGGCCCAGCTGGCTGTGCTGCCGCTGGAGGAACAGGGCAACGTTTCTTTTCGCTTTATTCTCAAGCTGTGCGAGCTGCTGTCCATGCTCGCCAGCCGCTGCCAGGAAGAGCAGAAGGACAGCAGCCGAGCCGGCAAGGAGCTGTACGTTCAGCATATTCTTGATTATATCGAGACCTGCTACATGCATGAGATTACACTGGAACAGATTGCGGAGCATTTGCACCTCTCCCGCGCCTATATCACTTCATTATTCAAGGAATGGACAGGCATGACCATTTTCAAATATTTGTATCATCGGCGGATCAGTCAGGCACGGCTGCTGCTGCATTATCAGCGCGAGCTGTCAATCACCGAGATCAGCCGGCTGTCCGGCTTCAAGCAGCTGCCTCATTTTAGCCGGGTATTCAAAGAAATTGTCGGCTGCTCACCGGAAAGCTATCGTTCTCGATCCTTCTCGGCTCCGAATGTACAATCTCACTAA
- a CDS encoding NADP-dependent oxidoreductase has protein sequence MKAIVIEQYGDKDQLKEMEVPHPVPAEHQVVVKLKATSINPIDWKLRAGYLKDMMDWEFPIILGWDAAGVITEVGSAVTEWKIGDKVFARPDTTRFGTYAEYTLVDDHLLAPLPPAISYQEAASVPLAGLTAWQALFDHGQLKAGEKVLIHAGAGGVGSLAIQLAKNAQAHVITTASAQNAEFLKSLGADEVIDYKATNFAEVLSDIDLVFDTMGGDIQKDSFKVLKRDTGRLISIVGQPDEDIAREMNITAKSIWLQPDGKQLQELGQLMEQRKVNAIVGTEIPFSEEGLRKAHELSETHHAKGKIVITFED, from the coding sequence ATGAAAGCCATCGTTATTGAACAATACGGAGATAAAGATCAACTCAAGGAAATGGAAGTACCCCATCCGGTACCGGCTGAACACCAGGTTGTCGTCAAGCTCAAGGCAACCTCCATCAATCCGATTGACTGGAAGCTGCGTGCAGGCTATCTGAAAGATATGATGGACTGGGAGTTCCCGATTATTCTCGGCTGGGATGCCGCCGGTGTGATTACCGAAGTCGGCTCGGCTGTTACCGAATGGAAAATCGGCGACAAGGTATTCGCCCGTCCGGACACCACCCGGTTCGGTACGTATGCCGAATACACGCTGGTAGATGATCATCTGCTCGCACCGCTGCCACCAGCTATCAGCTATCAGGAAGCTGCTTCTGTACCGCTTGCCGGTCTGACAGCATGGCAGGCACTGTTCGATCATGGACAGCTCAAAGCCGGCGAAAAAGTACTGATCCACGCCGGTGCAGGCGGTGTCGGCAGTCTGGCAATCCAGCTCGCCAAAAATGCACAGGCGCATGTTATTACTACAGCCAGCGCTCAAAATGCCGAATTCCTCAAGTCTCTCGGCGCGGATGAAGTGATCGATTACAAAGCGACCAATTTTGCCGAGGTACTGTCCGATATTGATCTGGTCTTCGATACGATGGGCGGCGATATTCAAAAAGACAGCTTCAAAGTACTCAAGCGCGATACCGGACGCCTCATCTCTATTGTAGGACAGCCGGACGAGGATATTGCCCGCGAAATGAATATCACGGCCAAGTCGATCTGGCTGCAGCCGGATGGCAAGCAGCTGCAGGAATTGGGTCAGCTGATGGAGCAGCGCAAAGTCAACGCAATTGTCGGCACCGAGATTCCTTTCTCCGAAGAAGGATTGCGTAAAGCCCATGAACTGAGCGAGACGCATCATGCCAAAGGCAAAATCGTAATTACATTCGAAGATTAA